The following proteins come from a genomic window of Maribacter sp. HTCC2170:
- a CDS encoding glycosyltransferase — protein sequence MNLSFSFIIPVYNRPNEIKELLESLVDQTYQDSFEIVIVEDGSTVDSAEIINMFNNNLNISYLKKENSGPGDSRNYGMERAKGNYFIVLDSDCILPPQYLDEAAKSLADSFVHCFGGPDAAHESFSTVQKAINYAMTSVFSTGGIRGGKSSVDKFQPRSFNMGISKEAFERVGGYGKIHPGEDPDLTIRIWNKGYETKLIPEAFVYHKRRIDWNKFFIQVNKFGMVRPILNKWHKGTAKITYWFPTLFCLGFIGATLLLIVGILWPMAFYLLYFALVFFDSLRENKNFSVAILSIIAVCIQFIGYGYGFLKSTFWINFSSKKPQDLFPKLFFN from the coding sequence ATGAACCTTTCTTTTTCATTTATAATACCTGTTTATAATAGGCCCAATGAAATAAAGGAGCTGTTGGAAAGTCTGGTTGATCAAACCTATCAAGATTCCTTCGAAATTGTAATTGTTGAAGATGGTTCAACTGTTGATTCAGCGGAAATCATTAATATGTTCAATAATAATCTGAATATTTCCTATTTAAAAAAAGAAAATTCAGGGCCTGGGGACTCTCGAAATTATGGTATGGAAAGAGCCAAGGGTAACTATTTCATTGTTTTGGATTCCGATTGTATCTTGCCACCACAGTATTTGGACGAAGCAGCCAAATCGCTTGCAGATAGTTTTGTGCATTGTTTTGGTGGCCCAGACGCTGCTCATGAATCCTTCTCAACTGTTCAGAAGGCGATTAACTATGCCATGACATCTGTTTTTTCGACTGGAGGAATTCGTGGCGGTAAGTCTTCGGTGGATAAATTTCAGCCACGAAGTTTTAACATGGGAATTTCCAAGGAAGCTTTCGAAAGGGTAGGAGGGTACGGCAAGATTCACCCTGGGGAAGATCCCGATTTGACAATTCGTATTTGGAATAAAGGCTATGAAACTAAATTGATTCCTGAAGCATTTGTGTACCATAAAAGAAGAATAGATTGGAATAAATTCTTCATTCAGGTGAATAAATTTGGTATGGTGCGTCCTATTTTAAATAAGTGGCATAAGGGGACGGCCAAAATTACCTATTGGTTTCCGACCTTATTTTGTTTAGGTTTTATCGGGGCTACCTTATTGTTGATTGTTGGTATTCTATGGCCAATGGCATTCTACTTGTTATATTTTGCTTTGGTATTTTTTGATTCACTTAGAGAAAACAAAAACTTCTCTGTGGCTATCCTTTCTATTATTGCAGTATGCATTCAATTTATTGGTTATGGCTATGGTTTTCTTAAATCAACCTTTTGGATTAATTTTAGCAGTAAGAAACCTCAAGATTTGTTTCCCAAGCTATTTTTCAATTAG
- a CDS encoding enoyl-ACP reductase, with protein MAYNLLKGKKGIIFGALDSNSIAWKTAERVHEEGGTFVLTNAPIAMRMGQINELAEKTGSQIVPADATNMEDLDNLVSQSMEILGGKIDFVLHSIGMSINVRKGRAYTDQNYDFTHKGFDVSALSFHRVMQSLHKADAMNEWGSIVALTYMAAQRSFPDYNDMADNKAYLESVARSFGYFFGKEKKVRVNTISQSPTPTTAGQGVKGFDGFISYAEQMSPLGNATALECADYTLTLFSDLTKKVTMQNLFHDGGFSNTGVSQEVMDKFV; from the coding sequence ATGGCTTATAATTTATTAAAGGGTAAGAAAGGAATTATTTTCGGGGCGTTGGATTCAAATTCAATTGCTTGGAAGACTGCAGAAAGAGTACATGAAGAAGGTGGTACATTTGTTTTGACCAATGCACCTATAGCAATGAGAATGGGACAAATAAATGAGTTGGCAGAAAAGACCGGTTCTCAAATTGTGCCAGCCGATGCTACCAACATGGAAGACCTTGATAATTTAGTAAGCCAATCTATGGAAATTCTTGGAGGAAAAATAGATTTTGTACTTCACTCCATCGGTATGTCTATCAACGTTCGTAAAGGGCGTGCATATACCGACCAGAATTACGATTTTACACATAAAGGATTTGACGTTTCAGCTTTATCTTTTCATAGGGTAATGCAAAGCTTGCATAAAGCGGATGCCATGAACGAATGGGGAAGTATTGTTGCTTTGACCTACATGGCTGCCCAGCGTTCTTTTCCTGATTATAATGATATGGCTGATAATAAAGCTTATTTAGAATCTGTTGCTCGTAGCTTTGGATATTTCTTCGGAAAAGAAAAGAAAGTTAGGGTTAATACGATTTCTCAATCGCCAACACCAACTACTGCAGGTCAAGGGGTTAAAGGGTTTGACGGTTTTATCAGTTATGCTGAACAAATGTCGCCTCTTGGGAACGCAACGGCTTTGGAATGTGCGGATTACACATTGACACTTTTCTCTGATCTTACCAAGAAAGTGACAATGCAAAATCTTTTTCATGATGGCGGATTCTCGAATACTGGAGTAAGCCAGGAGGTAATGGATAAATTTGTCTAA
- the recN gene encoding DNA repair protein RecN translates to MLSNLSIKNYALIDGLNVSFANGFTCITGETGAGKSILLGGLSLVLGKRADLSTLRDKNEKCIIESEFEIEQYNLESFFKNNDLDYEKTTIIRREILPSGKSRAFINDTPVNLDVLSKLGARLIDVHSQHQTLRLAENEFQFKVIDSLANNGEALKDYQGHLRTYQSIVKELDRLMDFQSNAIKEHEYNSFLLNELEGAKLEDGMLEQLEEQYQQLSNVETIVEQLSKGHNVLNDDQVGILNLLTELKQVSTRLSGYGTAYEALSERIQSVFIEADDISSEFQELMEHADMNPGLLDEVNTKLQLLYNLQKKHGTQEISVLLQIKEELAVKVDATENIESAIDAKRDELVKQKSLLNKLAALISKERQKVTPELKKQLEEQLSLLGMPSAQFKIEWSPSEDFKKNGQDELSFLFSANKGTDFGDIKKVASGGELSRIMLTIKSILAKYENLPTMMFDEIDTGVSGEISNRMADIMLEMSKTMQVFSITHLPQVASKGNHHFKVYKEDRDQLTHTNMKELSQDERVVELAEMLGGKDLSDSALAHAKELLN, encoded by the coding sequence TTGCTGAGTAATCTTTCTATTAAAAATTATGCATTGATCGATGGGCTGAATGTTTCATTTGCCAATGGATTTACCTGTATTACAGGGGAAACGGGTGCTGGTAAATCAATTTTATTGGGCGGGCTTTCACTGGTTCTGGGTAAACGAGCAGATCTTTCAACACTCCGGGATAAAAACGAAAAATGTATAATCGAAAGTGAGTTTGAAATAGAACAATATAATCTTGAATCCTTTTTCAAGAACAATGATTTAGACTACGAAAAAACCACGATTATTAGAAGGGAGATTTTGCCAAGCGGAAAATCTAGAGCCTTTATTAATGATACACCCGTTAATCTTGATGTGTTGTCCAAACTTGGAGCGAGATTGATAGATGTTCATTCTCAACATCAAACCTTGCGATTGGCTGAAAATGAATTTCAGTTTAAAGTGATTGATTCCCTTGCAAATAATGGTGAAGCCTTGAAGGATTATCAGGGTCATTTGAGAACTTATCAAAGCATTGTAAAAGAACTGGATAGATTAATGGATTTTCAAAGCAACGCCATCAAAGAACATGAGTATAATAGTTTTTTGTTGAATGAGTTGGAAGGGGCAAAATTGGAGGATGGTATGCTTGAACAATTGGAAGAGCAATACCAGCAATTGAGTAATGTAGAAACCATTGTTGAACAATTGTCCAAAGGGCATAATGTTTTGAATGATGATCAAGTTGGCATTTTAAATTTACTTACTGAGTTAAAGCAAGTATCGACAAGACTTTCGGGGTATGGAACGGCCTATGAGGCCTTGAGCGAAAGAATTCAATCTGTTTTTATTGAGGCGGATGATATAAGTTCAGAATTTCAAGAACTTATGGAGCACGCAGATATGAATCCTGGATTATTGGATGAAGTAAATACCAAATTACAACTGCTTTATAATCTTCAAAAAAAGCACGGAACCCAGGAAATTTCAGTTTTATTGCAAATAAAGGAGGAGCTTGCGGTCAAAGTAGATGCTACAGAGAACATCGAGTCTGCGATTGATGCTAAACGTGATGAATTGGTCAAGCAGAAATCACTATTGAACAAATTAGCCGCATTGATTTCAAAGGAAAGACAAAAAGTAACGCCAGAGCTAAAAAAACAATTAGAAGAACAGTTAAGTTTGTTGGGGATGCCAAGTGCACAATTCAAAATTGAATGGAGTCCATCAGAAGATTTTAAAAAGAATGGTCAGGATGAATTATCATTTTTGTTTTCAGCTAATAAAGGAACCGATTTTGGCGATATTAAAAAAGTGGCTTCGGGTGGAGAACTTTCGCGAATTATGCTAACGATTAAATCAATCCTGGCAAAATATGAGAATTTACCAACAATGATGTTCGATGAGATTGATACTGGGGTTTCTGGAGAAATATCGAATCGAATGGCTGATATAATGCTCGAAATGAGTAAAACCATGCAGGTTTTCTCAATTACGCATTTACCACAGGTAGCATCTAAGGGCAACCATCATTTCAAAGTATATAAAGAGGATCGTGACCAATTGACCCATACCAATATGAAGGAGCTTTCGCAGGATGAAAGGGTAGTGGAACTTGCAGAGATGTTAGGCGGTAAGGATCTATCAGATTCGGCCCTTGCGCATGCCAAAGAATTACTGAATTGA